The sequence GGCTAAATAagttaaaagtaaatgttggcCACAGCAGAGAAGAGGCCTCCGACATAAGTGCCTCAAACACATCAATTTACCTAGCACCATATATAAAGGCCTAGCACTTAACTGTCGTCATCACGCCGATGATAAATAACGTTAACGGTAGCTGCTAGATGTTTTGGTTAACGTTGTGTCCCCAAACTGACTCATATGATTAGGTCAAATCATTACGTATCACAACGTTAACGGCAAGCCAACGTTCATGGATTCCAGAGAGAAGTGATATTAGACTGCTGAAACGAACGTAAGACACGTTGCTTTGACGAATTATTAAGAAAACGGTTAACTTATTAGTGATGGCAAGATGAACTGCGCCATCACAGCCATCGCGCTAACGTTAAGTTAGCTAACGGGGTGGGATCCCAGGTGTTACTTTAAGCTGTTATTACCACTGATTTAACTACTTGCCAGTGAACTTTTGCAATTATGTCGATGTCCAACTTATAAGCTTTCCTCATAGATGTTACCTCCATGTTTAAGGTGCGTTATGTAATGACCTCATAAAACACAACAGTTAGATAAAGTCAAATGTTTACCTAACTGGTTTGTCTTTGTTCTTTCGAGAAACCGCTAGCTTCTGGGCAGCTAGCGATAGTTACCACTTTGTGAGCTAGCTAAGGTAACGTTAGCTACTAGGATAAAGATGCAACTCAAGCCACGGAGCTAGAAACTAGCTGATCAACAGCGAGAACAAAATTAAAACCATAACAGCTCTAGCGCAATTGACCATTCATCGAATTACCATACCTATGTGTCCGTACTCAAAACTTGTTCATGAGAAGTGTTCTTACCTTGTAATTTACTGTACTGAAACCCAAGCGCAAATACGGTCAGATGTATGTAGCTAGTCCTAGCGAGCTAACAAAACCAGACACGTCCGAGCCGAGGTACTTCTCGCTTTGCGCTGTTACTGGAACTTCTTTGCTAAACTTCCTGGTAGGCAAGGGCTTGCATGACGTATTTCAGACCGCCTTTTAACCAGCTTCTGAAGACttttctgtgctgtgctgtttaaCCCTCGTTTACTTGTCATACAAAGTTGAATTTCGACTGTAGGTCGGGAACATATATACTATAGTATACTGCTCTGGAAAAAGGATGTTGACATGTCATAAcagatagcctaggcctacggtCAAAAGTGGCAACAGCTGTTGCAGCTCCCCTATCAAAACGACAATGGTAATGTTGCGACTTTATGGCTGCCAATCATATGACTTATATGAGTCATAGTTTCAATGAATTACGTTGGACCACAAGTAGACTAGGCCATTAGTCATTCTCAAGGCCTGACAGGTAAACTATATCCGAAATTAAACAGTAGCCCATCCTGAACGATCGCACATTTCAACTCAAATATGGTCTGCACTGACTGAGAAACAGTGGCATAGGCACCCTGGGTCGTACTGTGGCAGACTGTTGAGGTAAGTAATATATTTCTTTCTATTTCCGAAGTCCTACAGAGTTGGTTGAGTTTGGGTTAGTGGTGTTGTTTTGCTTGTTTCCTTTTATCTGCATTCGAGAAGCGCAGTCTTGAGGGTTCCGTCCACCTTCTTAAACAAGACAGTTGGCCTATTGTCAAATGAACTGACCCCTCGTGTGTCTGTTTCCAAATGTGCCATTGTAAGTTAATGGTTATGGTGAAAAAATGTCAGCATGATAGAAGGGTGATAGAGAAGTATAGTGATTTTCAGTCATTCATGGTGGCAAAGTCTTGCTTGTAAATAAGCTATAACATATATGGGCAACATCCGGCCCgtgggctttccctgaccggcccgcataagaacaatagtcaagagcctagcatagagataatgcacgcaaatcaatatcgttgcttttattttgaaagcgactgATATTTGTACGCCCATACCATTTGTGCGATGtgcatagagttaatttaatgatggtaatgatttaatgatgaaatattgctgagtgttgatgaaatggtggcacaggcctatggttgtactgactcattcacattttcatggcctagcctaattatatagatattgtagttcttttttatatcagtctttgaaaactgaaaaaaaaaaaaaaaaaaaaaaatgtcgaTGTCAAAAAATCTTTTTcgagaatgaggattaaatactggacatagattaaatagcctattgctgtttttccttggtctccctcacattttcatctgttcttacgagtattaaacaaaaccatatgatttacttaatgttatacaagaacagaatagagttcagacttgagttcggtattttgggtccggccctcctcaacagtccctttgtcatgtggccccttggggaaattagttgccccccccccccccccctgagcTATATGGTTATGGGGAtcgcaaaaacaaaacacagctaAAAACGCAGTCTGGTGAAGACATCTGAAAAAAGGCTAATTTCTCAAAGCAGGTAGAAAGCACTTTATTGCAACAGCACATTTTGATTTCATCATTGGTTTTTGCCTGCGCTAGTTACTGAGCACACGAATGAACAGTGCAGCAAAGGACCCTTGAAGCCACATATCCAGATAGCTTGAATTTCAACAGTAGCAAAGGCCAGCATCTCCTTAAGCTATATTTTTATGTTAACTCTTCATTAAAACATTTATTGTTCATACAAAACATTGTTGCCCTAGCGGTCATTTGGACTAAACAAACAATTTGTTTACAAACAACTTGTTTAGGCAATGTGTCCCACATCAGTATTGATAGTGGCAGCTttcaaaaaaacaaatgtataaTTTAAAGTCCAACTTTAGAATAGTATTTCTTTGTGTTAGAAAGTTGGCATTTGAGATATATAAATGATGGCAAGTAGTTAAAGTAAATGAGGTGGGGGAGGTCACAATTGCAAGATACTTCCCCACTTTAGCAAAAACATTTCtgcaggaaaaaaacacaatttagTGTGTACCATTGTGCACACATACCCAGATGAATACTAAAGTCGCTAAAATGTCTTGGAAAACGTTGAGCACAGTGAAAGTCAACTCAGGAGAGGACGTGACTATGGAACATGCACAGCCCGTCCGTTCAATGAGTGGCTGCAAAATTAGTCTGATTTCAGTGTTAAAATGTCCAAGTCCAAGTATCACTAAACAGTTGTTTTTATTAGCAAGTATATTGATAtcgtttccattttcaaaacCTTGATTTATTTGATTAATACAAAGCGAAGTTATATCCACCAAAAAGACAGAAggagaaacaaaacaaattgcTATCTGACCTATTTGGATTCATTTTCTCAATTTGAGGCAACACGACATTAGACACATTTTGCAGCAAGACTGTTCCTCTGTGACATCATTGTCATTGGGCTGTTTTATGAAGAGGCACTAGGGTCAGGGATGCTGGGACTCGCTACCAAACTAAACCATGAGTGTATGGACAGACACTAATCACAACTACCTAATTCAGATAGGAGGGGcagaattaaaaaagaaaatacaactTCATTTCTAATTAACATTGTAAAGGAGTTCCTGATTGACATCATAAAGGATAGACCATGATGATTCAAAGCTACACCTCTATGCAAGCTAACAGTACAAGCTAGACCTTCACGCTCCTACGCTAAATTCATATTTTGTTCTATTCTCCAGATGGGAGGAGGTATGAATGCCAACGTGTGCTTTTCGTTACCCTTACATCTTGAACTCAAAGTCAAACATGGTTGCTTGCACATGGACAACCCTTTCAGTGGAAAAATCAGTGAGTGAATGTGCATTGCTGTGTAAACGAGATCTCTGCTCAATGGTTCATTGGTATGTTGTAGTTACACTTGATCATGCACAAACtagaacagaaaaaaataaaaaaatccacaaTTTAAGTATTTAAGATTAAGAACATCACGAGGTTTGTTAGGTTATGGCCCATAGTTTTATAGGAAGAGTGTGGAGGGAGGATAATAACAGTCACTGACAAAAACACAGATCTATACGGATAAAATAGTGACCCAAGTGGTGGAAGATTAGACTCGGGACTCTTAAAGAATCAAGTGCAGACTCCCCTAGCTTCTTTACAAGTGTCCAAGGTAGGAGACAActgcagaggagagaaaggggtaAATAATTACATCTTTACATGAGCAAACTTGCACACAATACACCACAGTAACATGTAACATTGCACATGCATATTGCATACACATGTTCACCCaccaaaaaatacaaacaaaaagaGAGGCTGAAGAGAAGCGCTTTCACTCCAGGCTGAGCAGCTCCACATCGAAGATTAGGGTTGCGTTGGGCGGGATGATCCCTGGATGCCCCTTGTTGCCATACGCGTAGTCAGCAGTGCAGGTCAGCTTTGCCCGCTGCCCCACGCTCATCTAAACGGACATTAGAGCACAAAAGGAGTCGCATTCAGTTGCCGTTTCAGGTGCAGAAAACCTGAAAGGGACTCCTCACTAAACCCTAAACTAGATTGTGTTTCATAGGTAAGGTAGCAGCAGACTGCAGCAGATGGATTGTGTTTGATAGAAGCCATTATTTATACACACATTATATTTATACATCTAAACTGAGAAATAACACAAATTGTTGTAAAGACTGTTCAAATGTATGCACACCAACACCAGGAACAGTCCACTACCCCCCCCTCCAGCTACATGTCACTAACAATCCTAATTTAGACAAAATGATCCACAGTGATATACAGTGGTGTGTAGTCAGTGACCAGATCTGAAACACCTGTGAGTGAATAACATTTTGCAATAATTGAGTTGAACTCAGTTTCCTGCCACTGTCTCTCTTTGACTGAGAAGCTGACATCTAGCTGCTTGCCAGCAAAAGAAAAGATAATTGAATTTTATTCCCCATCCACCACAAGTGTTGCACATTTTTCCTTTTATCAGATAGAGTCTCTACCCATCTTTAGTAAATGACATAACACATCCCAGGGAGACTGCTGGAGGAAACCAGTGACCAGGATACATCAGATAGGTCTGACATGGCAGGCAAGTTAAAACTGCTGTGCGCCGTATCATTTGTTGGGGCAAGCTCCACACGTCATAAAGCAAAGAGTAACGCCATAGACAGCTCCACACGTCATAAAGCAAAGAGTAACGCCATAGACAGCTCCACGCGTCATAAAGCAAAGAGTAACGCCATAGACAGCTCCACGCGTCATAAAGCAAAGAGTAACGCCATAGACAGGCAACTCTGCTTTGCCCCGTTGTTGGTTCCGGCATCTGAACCGCTGTGTTCCGCCTTCATTACCACACGCCCTTCATTACCACACGCATTACCACACGCCCTTCATTACCACACGCCCTTCAttaccacacgcacacaaggcGTACGGCATTGCATACCTGCACTACCCCTTCCTCCCAGCCACggatcacttcctgtttgccaATCTTGAACCTGAAGGGCTTTTCACGGTCGCGGGAAGAGTCAAACTTGCGTCCATCGGTGAGGGAGCCTagaagggagggagatagagagagagaggagagagaaagagagcggtcATTTCCCCGGAAGCCCTTGCAGACCACCAGATGGGTCTCTGTCGCCACCCCCACCACTTAACATTCACACTCTGAGGCACACAACTACAGACAGAGACGCATGAGAAGCCCACAACTACAGACAGAGACGCATGAGAAGCCCACaactagacagacagagacacatgaGAAGCCCACAACTACAGACAGAGACGCATGAGAAGCCCACaactacagacagacagggacgCATGAGAAGCCCACaactacagacagacagggacgCATGAGAAGCCCACaactacagacagacagggacgCATGAGAAGCCCACAACTACAGACAGGGACACATGAGAAGCCCACaactacagacagacagggacgCATGAGAAGCCCACaactacagacagacagggacgCATGAGAAGCCCACaactacagacagacagggacgCATGAGAAGCCCACaactacagacagacagggacgCATGAGAAGCCCACaactacagacagacagggacgCATGAGAAGCCCACACTGCAAAGGAACATGTAGGCCAAGTGGTGTGGGAGCGCAACACTATGTGTAGTGCACTAAGGGAGCACAACATTATGTGTAGTGTACTAAGGGAGCGCAACACTATGTGTAGTGTACTAAGGGAGCGCAACACTATTGTTTTTAGCACtattagttttacggccggcagatatatcagaccagacgctattaatggttacaacaatggcataatcagatagtaaattgtttatttctcatctctgatctacaaatctaagcaaaaatgacattttaaacacattcagcagccattaccgaggtcatccgccatgtttgtttaccttttacAGCTGTTTgacgttgccgcaagggattatgggtaggagggagcatgaagtgtgcatcggtGCTGCCTCCAAAAATGTTATtcccgttatttgggaattctaagatatcttaaaaggcagcagaatttgttttttcggtttcgaaacgcacttgctgccttgctccccagttagatatcttaaaaggcagcaactttacccgtttcgaacacaccctatGTGTAGTGCACTAAGGGAGCGCAACACTATGTAGTGCACTAAGGGAGCGCAACACTATGTAGTGCACTAAGGGAGCGCAACACTATGTAGTGTACTAAGGGAGCGCAACACTATGTAGTGTACTAAGTAGTGAGGGAGCGCAACACTATGTAGTGCACTAAGGGAGCGCAACACTATGTAGTGCACTAAGGGAGCGCAACACTATGTAGTGTACTAAGGGAGCGCAACACTATGTAGTGCACTAAGTAGTGAGGGAGCGCAACACTATGTAGTGCACTAAGGGAGCGCAACACTATGTAGTGCACTAAGGGAGCGCAACACTATGTAGTGCACTAAGGGAGCGCAACACTATGTAGTGTACTAAGTAGTGAGGGCGCGCAACACTATGTAGTGTACTAAGTAGTGAGGGCGCGCAACACTATGTGCTTATGTGACACGTAGGGCAAATGATGGAGAATCATAcgtgacaaacacacaagaaatCGACCACATCTTAGTTTTCCTGCTGTGATTCCTTCCTGAGGGAGCACTGAGGTTTCTGTGTCAAGGAGAGGATTCTCCGTTCAGCAGAGACAGCCACAGCACTCGTCTCTAGCCTGTACTCAAGTGAGAGGAAACGGGGCCAAAACCTGCTGTCCACACAGATCACCTCTACAAGGTAAAGCCTGCATCGTACTGCTATCCCCTTATCCAGATCACCTCTACAAGGTAAAGCCTGCATCGTACTGCTATCCCCTTATCCTCACACTCAGCAGTATCTGTATAGGGCTAGGATGTGACCATAACAGTATCTGTATAGGCCTAGGATGTGACCATAACAGTATCTGTATAGGCCTAGGATGTGACCATACAAGCACACTTAACATGTACTGAAAGTACCTCAACAGCTGCAAAGACTCATTGACACGCGTTCTATGGATGTGTCAGTATATATCACTTAATCACAAATCAAAACTGACTTCACACATAACCTGACTAAATGAATCGCTTGCTCAGTTTTCCAAATGGGTCAGCATGGCTAGTTATGGTGTTATATAGTCCATTCATTGgtaaaataacaacaacaaaaacaattaatagtaggcctaataataataaataacatcaataataaattaaaatacCCGTTTCCCCCCATTCATAATAACTGTAATAAAATCCCTTTATTTTCCACACAAAAAAATAGTAATGTTAATAAAGAATGTGGGTAGTATTTCAAAGTTACATAATCAAACACCAGCCTCACTGCCTTGATCGCAACTGTCTAGCGCTTTGGAAGTGAGAAGCTCGTCGTAGAAGCATTATCTTAAGAAAATTAAAACAATTCCTTGTGCACCTGATCGGTAACTTAATTAAAGACTTATCCACTCAGAACTCCTTAATGCACTAACTTACAGCCAATACACCGAGTCACAATATCCCATGGAGTCAATCACCCCAGACGCTGATAATCCGCTCTATCCAACGCCGCCAATCCTTCGAGCTCCAACAAAGGCAAAAAATCAGACGGGGTTTAAAAACAGAGCTGTCTTGTCTGAATGAGACAGATGCAATAGGCTGTCGACGGCTGGACATcgtgagtaaaaaaaaatatttttcaattAACTTCAAGTGGAGCTACATGCAATAACGATGCAcgattaaaataaaatataaaaaaaatctgcgTTTTAATTTAACACCAGCGTAGAGTACAAGATGGCTATATACAGTGCACCCAGTTTCATTGAGGTTGTGCCGGGGTGTCGTGTGTTATAGCTAACAGTGCCTAGCGCAACAAACGTTAACGTCTATCTGTTCGTATAATAGATTGACACGATTGTGTAACGTTAACGAATAACGTTAAGATATGCATGGTTTCAGCTTTACACTGACCAATCTTACATACACGAAAGCATGCTGATCTTTACAGAGAAAACCTTTCCATTTATTGTCATTTTACAGGGAAACCGTGTTGGGTGCATACCCAGTTAGCAGATAGCTAACTACACACTGGCATTGCTGGGGCCATCAGCTAGGCTTGTTTGATACGATTCGTAATAGAGGTTGCTTGTATAGCTAAAATGGTCGATATACCGATATCTTGAATATATAACACCAAGTTAACGCCCAGTTTCATAGAAGGTACTCAATCGGAAAACAATAAAGCTACTAATTCACTTCAAACCTATTTAAGACTCACCGACATAATGCACCACACACGTCTGTCCTTTTTTGGGGAAAGTCCTTCCTGTTAGAGCGCGCAGAGAAAAACAGGAAAACAGGCAAGAGCCCGCGGTTAAAAAAATGAGATCAAAAGGAGACAAATAATATCAAAATATATAAACATTTAAATACTAAATTTTCATAATGGATATTAGATGTTTTATGTTACCATCGCCCGGGGTTATTGTCTCAATCTCGACTCCCATTTTGTTCGACAGTATCTCCGTCCAAAAACGACACCCTCCCGCAATCTGCTCCCTCGGCGGCTGTTCCAAGCTGTCTCTATGCAGCGTTGAAGACCACGTGACACCGACGTACCAAAGCGTGTGGTTTACGCTTGTACGGCCTTCGACGCCGGAAATGGTGAGACGAAAAAGGAAATAACACAAAAATGCATCTGTTTGAAGCAAAGATAACCTAGTCCTATATCTATGTATAAAACCCAAGGCTCTCTCTTTATGTAAAACTCATTGAGTCCCCTATTGACATGTTTTCGTCTTTGTTATTGAatttttttaaaaggaaatGG comes from Alosa sapidissima isolate fAloSap1 chromosome 7, fAloSap1.pri, whole genome shotgun sequence and encodes:
- the fkbp1ab gene encoding FKBP prolyl isomerase 1Ab; this encodes MGVEIETITPGDGRTFPKKGQTCVVHYVGSLTDGRKFDSSRDREKPFRFKIGKQEVIRGWEEGVVQMSVGQRAKLTCTADYAYGNKGHPGIIPPNATLIFDVELLSLE